Proteins from a genomic interval of Kitasatospora kifunensis:
- a CDS encoding MarR family winged helix-turn-helix transcriptional regulator encodes MTESDPPLAPDVLAHRLTEVFALVGPLYRRVLRAVEQAEPIEGLSVGVRAVLDLLRQHGPMTVPQLGRAQSLSRQFVQRMVNEAATRQLVEIIPNPAHQRSSLVRLTDDGSAAINAVLSREHALLREVGGGLTDAEINTCLRVLRQMLDVFDHVDVN; translated from the coding sequence GTGACCGAATCCGATCCCCCGCTCGCCCCCGACGTCCTGGCCCACCGGCTCACCGAGGTGTTCGCCCTGGTGGGCCCGCTGTACCGGCGCGTGCTCCGGGCGGTCGAGCAGGCCGAGCCGATCGAAGGGCTCTCCGTCGGGGTGCGCGCCGTGCTGGACCTGCTGCGCCAGCACGGTCCCATGACCGTCCCGCAGTTGGGCCGCGCCCAGTCGCTGAGCCGGCAGTTCGTGCAGCGCATGGTCAACGAGGCCGCCACCCGACAGCTGGTCGAGATCATCCCCAACCCCGCCCACCAACGCTCCTCACTGGTCCGCCTGACGGATGACGGCAGCGCGGCCATCAACGCCGTGCTCAGCCGCGAACACGCGCTGCTGCGGGAGGTGGGCGGCGGGCTGACCGACGCCGAGATCAACACCTGCCTGCGGGTCCTGCGCCAGATGCTCGACGTCTTCGACCACGTCGACGTGAACTGA
- a CDS encoding DUF6629 family protein, whose protein sequence is MCWSAEADLLAGSAVVGLGVACLSRVRRPRELPLAVLPLLLGAHQLIEAVVWLSTQGRIGAGPALWARTAWVVIALPVLPVLVSAGVWCAAGGPASAGRRRRAGFAVLGAAVSLLLLAAVLTHPVTVRAHGHALTYGTGTPWTPVLLTGYVLATVGALLASGDRLLRLLGRLTGAAAVLAALLWRLAFVSTWCALAALASVVLLRWVGSANQVGLSWAGRLERP, encoded by the coding sequence ATGTGCTGGAGTGCCGAAGCGGATCTCCTGGCGGGCTCGGCCGTCGTCGGTCTCGGCGTGGCCTGCCTGTCCCGGGTGCGGCGACCGCGTGAGCTGCCGTTGGCGGTGCTGCCGCTGCTGCTGGGCGCCCACCAGTTGATCGAGGCCGTGGTCTGGCTCAGCACGCAGGGGCGGATCGGCGCCGGTCCGGCGCTGTGGGCGCGCACCGCCTGGGTGGTCATCGCGCTGCCGGTGCTGCCGGTCCTGGTCTCGGCGGGAGTCTGGTGCGCCGCCGGCGGCCCCGCGAGCGCCGGGCGCCGGCGCCGCGCCGGGTTCGCGGTGCTGGGCGCCGCCGTCTCACTGCTCCTGCTGGCGGCCGTGCTGACCCACCCGGTCACCGTCCGGGCGCACGGCCACGCACTGACGTACGGGACGGGGACCCCCTGGACGCCGGTGCTGCTGACCGGCTACGTGCTGGCGACGGTCGGCGCGCTGCTGGCCAGCGGCGACCGGCTGCTGCGCCTGCTCGGCCGACTCACCGGTGCGGCGGCGGTGCTGGCGGCGCTGCTCTGGCGGCTGGCCTTCGTCTCCACCTGGTGCGCGCTGGCGGCCCTGGCCAGCGTGGTGCTGCTGCGCTGGGTGGGTTCCGCCAACCAGGTGGGCCTGTCCTGGGCGGGCCGACTGGAGCGGCCCTGA